Proteins encoded in a region of the Panicum hallii strain FIL2 chromosome 3, PHallii_v3.1, whole genome shotgun sequence genome:
- the LOC112885203 gene encoding uncharacterized protein LOC112885203: MAARRSWADLHDDLFAEIARRLPCLADRVHAAWACRSWRDVVLQDPSPPQLPWLLLPYQSAAALPHGATRRASFFCVLCDRAHRVAVPHFTGRARFFGAYPGGCLFLAYGQSYNHGLINLRTHESIHLPDYGHHDGDAITRGGLASQHPMLILAATLSAPPYFSFSGKPHITFWRMGSRLASCTSRLDAAAEDVIYHNGAFHFVTRRGDLLVCTPEFQNEAPVEQLRVRSEYRITVGLMNAGARYLVECRGELLMVLRDQAHQEVTSSFRVFRMTPEEQAVDADGIVLNYAFCSWTELPALDGRMLFVGRGCSTSFEDAHFPGSQEGVYFLDDGSFHAAPMICYGDGPLQYSCCNDGVWSGAPGRLTMSATGSGDNAHQPTRLLLACCRSCFAATR, from the exons ATGGCCGCGCGCCGGTCCTGGGCGGATCTCCACGACGACCTCTTCGCCGAGATCGCCCGTCGCCTGCCGTGCCTCGCCGACCGCGTCCACGCCGCCTGGGCGTGCCGCTCCTGGCGCGACGTCGTGCTGCAGGACCCGAGCCCGCCCCAGCTCCCGTGGCTCCTCCTCCCGTACcagagcgccgccgccctcccgcaCGGCGCCACCCGCAGGGCGTCCTTCTTCTGCGTTCTCTGCGACCGCGCCCACCGCGTCGCCGTCCCGCACTTCACGGGCCGCGCGCGCTTCTTCGGCGCGTACCCCGGTGGCTGCCTTTTCCTCGCCTACGGACAGAGCTACAACCACGGGCTGATCAACCTCCGCACCCACGAGAGCATCCACCTCCCCGACTACGGTCACCACGACGGCGACGCCATCACACGGGGCGGATTGGCGTCGCAGCATCCCATGCTCATCCTCGCCGCCACCCTTTCTGCCCCGCCG TATTTCTCCTTCTCCGGTAAGCCGCATATTACGTTCTGGCGCATGGGGAGCCGGCTGGCCTCCTGCACGTCGCGGCtggacgccgccgccgaggacgTCATATACCACAACGGCGCCTTCCATTTCGTCACCCGGCGAGGGGATCTGCTCGTGTGCACTCCAGAATTCCAAAATGAAGCGCCCGTGGAGCAACTGCGAGTGCGGAGTGAGTACCGGATTACGGTGGGCCTGATGAACGCCGGCGCTCGCTACCTCGTCGAGTGCCGCGGCGAGCTTCTGATGGTCTTGCGAGATCAGGCTCATCAAGAGGTGACGTCGTCGTTCAGGGTGTTCCGGATGACGCCGGAGGAGCAGGCAGTGGACGCCGACGGTATCGTCCTCAACTATGCTTTCTGCAGCTGGACCGAGCTGCCCGCGCTGGATGGCCGGATGCTGTTCGTCGGGCGCGGCTGCTCCACATCCTTCGAGGATGCTCATTTCCCCGGATCTCAGGAAGGCGTCTACTTCTTGGACGACGGGAGTTTCCACGCGGCGCCGATGATATGCTACGGAGACGGGCCCCTGCAGTACAGCTGCTGCAACGACGGGGTCTGGTCCGGGGCTCCGGGCCGCCTGACCATGTCCGCCACTGGGTCCGGGGACAACGCCCATCAACCTACTCGCCTCCTACTCGCCTGTTGTCGATCTTGCTTTGCTGCCACTCGATGA